The Christiangramia flava JLT2011 genome has a segment encoding these proteins:
- a CDS encoding DUF4856 domain-containing protein encodes MKKSFLLLFTAGSFILTSCSNDDDTIIDEQSEVEVPANYTFERNGETTVDYNGQTTRLQMSAEMLSVFNDFDNTTEEQLMNMFANENAPFSNAALNESTKSVKSKVAASNLYFSNNSVESAEIKADFESYISGQMNEVKDNKDQLAEAGVAGQIAQGERTRYVSGKGLEYNQAFAKSLIGGLLLDQMVNNYLSQPVLDEGDNQVNNDDMVTEDGKSYTTMEHKWDEAYGYLFGDPSIPTADPLSVLGESDDHLLFSYLGQVAADDDFDGLAESTYEAFKTGRAAIVAGDYDLRDEQVAIIRENLSKVIGVRAVHYLQGGKSALEEENYGAAFHELSEGFGFVYSLRFTHNPATGAPYVSKESIDSYKEALLSGNGFWDVNPATLDSISEEIAAAYGFSVSQAAE; translated from the coding sequence ATGAAAAAATCTTTTCTACTACTATTTACCGCAGGATCTTTTATTCTTACTTCCTGTTCAAACGATGACGATACGATCATCGATGAGCAAAGCGAGGTGGAGGTACCTGCTAACTATACTTTTGAAAGAAACGGTGAAACTACCGTAGATTATAACGGGCAAACTACCAGGTTGCAAATGTCTGCTGAAATGCTTTCGGTTTTCAATGATTTTGATAACACTACTGAAGAGCAGCTAATGAATATGTTCGCGAACGAAAATGCTCCTTTCTCGAACGCCGCTTTAAATGAGTCTACAAAAAGTGTAAAGTCCAAAGTTGCCGCTTCGAACCTGTATTTTTCTAATAATTCAGTAGAAAGCGCCGAGATCAAGGCAGATTTTGAGTCTTATATTTCCGGGCAGATGAACGAAGTAAAAGATAATAAAGACCAATTGGCAGAAGCCGGTGTTGCCGGGCAGATCGCGCAGGGAGAAAGAACTCGCTACGTGAGCGGCAAAGGTCTAGAATATAACCAGGCATTTGCCAAAAGTCTTATCGGTGGATTGCTGTTAGACCAGATGGTGAACAATTACCTTTCTCAACCAGTTCTGGATGAAGGTGATAACCAGGTGAATAACGATGATATGGTAACTGAAGATGGGAAGTCTTACACGACCATGGAACATAAGTGGGATGAGGCTTACGGGTACCTTTTCGGCGATCCATCCATTCCAACAGCCGATCCGCTGTCAGTTCTTGGGGAAAGTGATGATCATTTACTGTTCAGTTATTTGGGACAGGTGGCCGCAGATGACGATTTTGACGGACTTGCTGAAAGCACTTACGAAGCATTTAAAACCGGTCGTGCTGCGATCGTTGCGGGAGACTATGATCTTCGTGACGAGCAGGTGGCCATCATTCGTGAAAACCTTTCCAAAGTAATTGGTGTTCGCGCCGTACACTACCTGCAGGGAGGAAAATCGGCATTGGAAGAAGAAAATTACGGTGCTGCTTTTCACGAACTTTCCGAAGGATTTGGTTTCGTGTATAGCTTAAGATTTACTCACAATCCTGCTACCGGAGCACCATATGTTTCTAAAGAAAGCATCGATTCCTATAAAGAGGCTTTGTTGAGCGGGAACGGTTTCTGGGATGTGAACCCGGCAACCCTGGACAGCATTTCTGAAGAGATTGCCGCTGCTTATGGCTTCAGCGTTTCTCAGGCTGCTGAATAA
- a CDS encoding hydroxymethylglutaryl-CoA lyase, whose product MAEIKLIECPRDAMQGIREFIPTEKKVQYIQSLLRCGFDTIDFGSFVSPKAIPQMRDTAEVLSKLDLSATQSKLLAIVANTRGAEDASKFEEIDYLGYPFSISENFQMRNTHKTIAESVEVLKEILDIANNSDKEVVAYLSMGFGNPYGDPWNVEIVGEWTEKLAEMGVTILSLSDTVGTSTPDIIDYLFSNLIPKYPNVEFGAHLHTTPSKWHEKIHAAYTAGCRRFDGAIQGFGGCPMAKDELTGNMPSEKMLSYFTQAKADTNIKMTSFESAYNEASKIFGQYH is encoded by the coding sequence ATGGCAGAAATTAAGCTTATCGAATGTCCGCGGGACGCTATGCAGGGAATCAGGGAATTCATTCCCACGGAAAAAAAGGTCCAGTATATCCAGTCTCTTTTGCGTTGCGGCTTCGATACGATCGACTTCGGAAGTTTTGTTTCTCCCAAGGCCATTCCGCAAATGCGTGATACGGCTGAAGTTCTCTCGAAGCTAGATCTTTCTGCTACCCAAAGTAAATTGCTTGCGATCGTGGCCAATACCCGGGGCGCAGAAGATGCTTCCAAATTTGAGGAAATTGACTATTTAGGTTATCCTTTTTCCATTTCTGAAAACTTTCAGATGCGGAATACGCACAAAACCATCGCAGAATCGGTCGAAGTGCTGAAGGAGATCCTGGATATTGCCAATAACAGCGATAAAGAGGTGGTCGCTTATCTCAGTATGGGCTTCGGAAATCCCTATGGAGACCCATGGAACGTGGAGATCGTAGGGGAGTGGACAGAAAAACTGGCAGAAATGGGCGTCACGATCCTGTCACTTTCAGATACCGTGGGAACTTCCACGCCAGATATTATCGATTATCTTTTCTCCAATCTTATTCCGAAGTATCCGAATGTGGAATTTGGTGCGCACCTTCATACCACTCCGTCCAAATGGCATGAAAAGATCCACGCGGCCTACACTGCCGGTTGCCGCAGGTTTGACGGGGCGATCCAGGGTTTTGGTGGTTGCCCGATGGCTAAAGACGAACTCACCGGGAATATGCCTTCCGAAAAAATGCTGTCTTACTTCACACAGGCTAAGGCCGATACGAATATCAAAATGACCAGTTTTGAATCGGCTTACAATGAAGCTTCCAAAATCTTCGGGCAGTACCATTAA
- a CDS encoding LysE family translocator — protein MLEQLLPFLTASILLTLAPGPDIIYVLVRSIAYGAKQGIVTALGLVSGIIVHTTLVAFGVSAVIKQSENLFLIIKIFGAVYLLYLAWQVYKSDAKIAFSAEGVANKKLGSLYRQGFIMNVLNPKVGIFFLAFFPGFLWSSELDTVWQFYILGLVFMFQALLIFIFVSLLADKISVYIKSHPKSGHFLKWMQVVVFMLIALLIFI, from the coding sequence ATGCTCGAACAATTACTGCCATTTCTTACTGCCTCGATCCTGCTCACCTTAGCTCCCGGCCCTGATATTATATATGTGCTGGTTCGATCGATCGCTTACGGGGCCAAACAGGGAATTGTAACCGCGTTGGGACTGGTTAGTGGTATTATTGTTCATACTACGCTGGTGGCGTTCGGAGTTTCGGCGGTCATCAAACAATCTGAAAATTTATTTCTCATCATAAAGATCTTTGGAGCAGTCTATTTATTATACCTCGCCTGGCAGGTGTATAAAAGCGATGCGAAAATTGCCTTTTCTGCGGAAGGTGTGGCGAATAAAAAACTAGGTTCTCTTTATCGGCAGGGATTTATCATGAACGTGCTTAATCCGAAAGTGGGAATTTTTTTCCTGGCATTTTTCCCGGGTTTTTTATGGAGTAGCGAGCTGGATACCGTCTGGCAATTCTATATTCTTGGTTTAGTTTTTATGTTCCAGGCACTGCTTATTTTCATTTTCGTTTCACTTCTTGCTGATAAGATTTCAGTCTATATCAAATCGCATCCAAAATCTGGTCATTTTCTGAAGTGGATGCAGGTAGTGGTTTTTATGCTGATCGCGCTGCTCATCTTCATTTAA
- a CDS encoding quinone-dependent dihydroorotate dehydrogenase, with product MYKSLIRPLLFKFDPEKVHYFTFDFLRNIFQIPGAAKLLEKQFQLNDPRLEREVFGLTFKNPVGLAAGFDKDAKLYRELSSLGFGFIEVGTVTPKPQPGNDKKRLFRLKEDQAIINRMGFNNEGVEKTVERLRKNNGVLVGGNIGKNKITPNERAVEDYVFSFNALFELVDYFVVNVSSPNTPNLRELQDKEPLTRLLNTLQQENQKRPKSKPVLLKIAPDLTDTQLLDIIEIVQETRIAGVIATNTTISREGLKSENKNETGGLSGKPLTKRATEVIRFLSEKSNKAFPIIGVGGIHSAEDALEKLDAGASLVQLYTGFIYEGPALIKKINQAILEKAESFKQ from the coding sequence ATGTACAAATCCCTTATCAGGCCCTTGCTTTTTAAATTTGATCCCGAAAAGGTCCATTATTTCACTTTTGATTTTTTAAGAAACATTTTTCAAATTCCTGGAGCGGCGAAACTGCTGGAGAAGCAATTTCAGCTGAATGATCCCAGGCTGGAAAGAGAAGTTTTTGGGTTGACATTCAAAAATCCGGTTGGCCTGGCAGCAGGTTTCGATAAGGATGCCAAATTATACAGGGAATTGTCTTCTTTAGGATTCGGTTTTATTGAAGTTGGAACCGTGACGCCAAAACCCCAGCCGGGAAATGACAAAAAGCGATTGTTCAGATTAAAAGAAGACCAGGCGATCATCAATAGGATGGGTTTTAATAATGAAGGCGTGGAAAAGACCGTGGAACGACTTCGGAAGAATAACGGCGTCCTGGTAGGAGGTAATATTGGTAAAAATAAGATCACGCCAAATGAGCGCGCGGTCGAGGATTATGTCTTCAGCTTCAACGCGCTTTTTGAACTGGTAGATTATTTTGTGGTAAATGTGAGTTCGCCCAATACGCCAAATCTTCGGGAACTTCAGGATAAAGAACCTTTGACCAGATTGCTGAACACCCTTCAACAGGAAAATCAAAAAAGGCCAAAAAGCAAACCTGTTCTGCTGAAAATCGCACCAGATCTAACCGATACTCAGTTATTAGACATTATCGAGATCGTGCAGGAAACCAGGATCGCCGGGGTGATCGCGACCAATACGACCATTAGTCGGGAAGGTTTGAAATCAGAAAACAAGAATGAAACTGGCGGACTCAGCGGCAAGCCTCTAACCAAAAGGGCCACGGAAGTGATTCGGTTTCTTTCAGAAAAAAGTAACAAGGCATTTCCAATAATTGGGGTGGGAGGGATTCATTCAGCTGAGGATGCGCTGGAAAAACTGGATGCCGGCGCAAGCCTGGTTCAGCTATATACCGGTTTTATCTATGAAGGTCCGGCACTGATCAAAAAGATCAACCAGGCGATTCTGGAAAAAGCTGAAAGCTTTAAACAATAA
- the pepT gene encoding peptidase T, with amino-acid sequence MTNKQHIMDRFIGYVKIDTQSDPESETTPSTPKQWDLANRLVEELKQIGMEDVTIDEHAYVMATLPANVPHKVPVIGFVSHFDTTPDFSGTNVNPQIIEDYDGKDIVLNAEKDIVLSPDYFDDLLQYKGQTIITTDGNTLLGADDKAGITEIMTAMEYLINNPDIPHGKIRICFTPDEEIGRGAHQFDVQKFGAEWAYTMDGSQIGELEYENFNAAGAVVKVQGKSVHPGYAKDKMINSMYIAQDFINSLPRLETPEHTEGRQGFFHLTSIEGDVEETKLQYIIRDHDKTHFEARKQMMKDLASEICSQYDRDCIQVEIKDQYFNMREKVEPVMHIVELAKEAMEAVHVKPIIKPIRGGTDGAQLSFKGLPCPNIFAGGHNFHGKYEYVPVESMQKATEVIVKLAELTAKKYE; translated from the coding sequence ATGACTAATAAACAGCATATCATGGACCGGTTCATCGGTTACGTGAAGATCGATACTCAAAGTGATCCTGAAAGCGAGACGACGCCAAGTACCCCCAAGCAATGGGATCTTGCCAACAGGCTCGTGGAAGAACTGAAGCAGATCGGGATGGAAGATGTGACGATAGACGAGCACGCGTATGTGATGGCCACGCTTCCGGCAAATGTCCCGCATAAGGTACCGGTGATCGGTTTTGTTTCTCATTTTGATACGACTCCAGATTTTTCCGGAACCAACGTCAATCCTCAGATCATCGAAGATTACGACGGAAAAGATATTGTGCTGAATGCGGAAAAGGACATCGTCCTGTCTCCTGATTATTTTGATGACCTCCTTCAGTATAAAGGCCAGACCATTATTACTACGGATGGGAATACCTTATTGGGCGCCGATGATAAAGCCGGGATCACGGAAATTATGACCGCCATGGAATACCTGATCAATAATCCGGATATTCCGCATGGCAAAATTCGTATCTGCTTCACTCCCGATGAAGAAATTGGTCGCGGGGCGCATCAATTCGATGTTCAGAAATTTGGAGCCGAATGGGCTTACACTATGGATGGCAGCCAGATTGGCGAGCTGGAGTACGAGAATTTCAACGCCGCCGGTGCCGTGGTAAAAGTTCAAGGAAAAAGCGTCCACCCGGGCTATGCGAAAGATAAGATGATAAACAGCATGTACATTGCTCAGGATTTCATCAACAGTCTGCCACGTTTGGAAACACCGGAACATACAGAAGGCCGTCAGGGATTTTTCCATTTAACCTCTATTGAGGGTGATGTGGAGGAAACCAAATTACAATACATTATCAGGGATCACGATAAAACGCATTTTGAAGCGCGCAAGCAGATGATGAAAGACCTAGCCAGTGAGATCTGCTCGCAATACGATCGTGATTGCATCCAGGTAGAGATCAAAGACCAGTATTTCAACATGCGGGAAAAGGTGGAACCGGTCATGCACATCGTTGAACTTGCCAAAGAAGCGATGGAAGCCGTTCATGTAAAACCTATCATCAAACCGATTCGCGGCGGAACAGACGGAGCCCAGCTTAGCTTCAAAGGTTTGCCATGCCCTAATATCTTCGCTGGCGGGCATAACTTCCACGGAAAATATGAATATGTACCGGTGGAAAGCATGCAGAAAGCTACCGAAGTAATCGTTAAATTAGCTGAATTAACCGCTAAAAAATACGAATAA
- a CDS encoding YdeI/OmpD-associated family protein, translating into MPVKTVEEYIQKHTKWEKELLELHEMMLTTELEPTIKWGSPVYALNGKNVVGLSGFKNHYGLWFFNGALLKEHTAMLVNAQEGKTKAMRQIRLTAEDELNTSRLLPYVREAIQNQKEGKEIKANTSKKLVIPEEFGKMLRVDDELKQAFEKLTRGKQREYADYISEAKQEKTKLSRLEKIIPMIKAGGGLHDKYKNC; encoded by the coding sequence ATGCCTGTCAAGACCGTTGAAGAGTATATTCAAAAACACACAAAATGGGAAAAAGAACTGCTTGAACTCCATGAAATGATGCTGACCACAGAGCTGGAACCCACTATTAAATGGGGCTCACCGGTTTACGCCCTCAATGGTAAAAATGTGGTAGGACTCAGCGGATTCAAAAATCACTACGGTCTCTGGTTCTTCAATGGCGCGTTGCTGAAAGAGCATACCGCCATGCTCGTGAACGCCCAGGAAGGAAAGACCAAAGCGATGAGACAGATCAGGCTTACAGCAGAGGACGAACTGAATACTTCCCGGCTTTTACCCTATGTCCGGGAAGCGATCCAGAACCAGAAAGAAGGTAAGGAGATCAAAGCCAATACCAGTAAGAAACTAGTCATCCCGGAAGAATTCGGAAAAATGTTACGGGTAGACGACGAGCTCAAACAGGCTTTCGAAAAGCTCACTCGGGGAAAACAGCGGGAATATGCCGATTATATTTCCGAAGCCAAGCAGGAAAAGACCAAACTCTCCCGGCTGGAAAAGATTATCCCCATGATCAAGGCTGGCGGCGGACTCCACGATAAATACAAGAATTGTTAA
- the yajC gene encoding preprotein translocase subunit YajC, whose protein sequence is MEQLTQFAPIILMFVVVYFFMIRPQMKKAKQEKQFASELKRGDRVITKSGMHGKIVDFSEKNNSVIIETGAGKITFDRSSISMEMSQKLNEPVKAK, encoded by the coding sequence ATGGAACAACTCACGCAGTTTGCGCCAATTATTTTAATGTTTGTGGTCGTGTATTTTTTTATGATACGCCCGCAAATGAAAAAAGCTAAACAGGAAAAACAGTTTGCCAGTGAGCTGAAAAGAGGGGATCGCGTGATCACCAAAAGCGGAATGCACGGTAAGATTGTGGACTTTAGCGAAAAAAACAATTCAGTAATCATTGAAACCGGAGCAGGGAAAATCACTTTTGATCGTTCTTCCATTTCTATGGAAATGAGCCAGAAGCTGAATGAGCCTGTCAAGGCAAAATAA
- a CDS encoding DUF1573 domain-containing protein: MKKAILMFAAVGAMLFTGCKDNASDKVKAENVETAAERDAQATVYPEIQFDETEFDFGEIEKGTAVEHTFKFTNTGKAPLVITNATSSCGCTIPTYPKNETIQPGDSGELLVKYNGSGNGQVTKTVTVTANTETGKEQIRIKANVKATEDTNS, from the coding sequence ATGAAAAAAGCAATTTTAATGTTTGCGGCAGTAGGGGCAATGCTGTTTACCGGATGTAAGGATAATGCCTCAGATAAAGTAAAAGCTGAAAACGTGGAAACCGCGGCTGAACGTGATGCGCAGGCAACCGTTTATCCAGAGATCCAATTTGACGAAACTGAATTTGACTTCGGAGAGATCGAAAAAGGAACTGCGGTTGAGCATACTTTCAAATTCACCAACACCGGGAAAGCGCCATTGGTTATCACCAACGCGACCAGTTCTTGTGGTTGTACCATTCCTACATATCCTAAGAATGAAACCATTCAGCCAGGTGATTCAGGAGAATTGCTAGTGAAGTACAATGGTTCAGGAAACGGCCAGGTTACCAAAACCGTAACTGTTACTGCCAATACGGAAACTGGAAAAGAACAAATTCGAATTAAAGCCAACGTAAAGGCTACTGAAGATACAAACAGCTAA
- the nusB gene encoding transcription antitermination factor NusB, with amino-acid sequence MLTRRHIRVKAMQSLYAFNQSQNDNLNTEEKFLMKSMEEMYDLFLLQLSLITEIREHAVEYLEKSQKKHLATSEEKNPNRKFIDNAIFEILNENESLQNALEKHKVNQWKQDDEYVAIIWNEIRSSLLYEDYMSTRENDFKEDKNFIIDIFKEIIAPNDKLYDYLEDRKLTWVDDLPLVNTAILKLLQKLKEKTGKEKKIAKLFKSEDDKEFAKKLFRKTYLNDEELSEEMLGKTPNWDKDRIAEVDMILIKMAICEFLNFPSIPVKVTINEYLEIAKEYSTPKSSIFINGVLDKLSKEYQTENKLNKMGRGLM; translated from the coding sequence ATGTTGACACGAAGACATATCAGGGTTAAAGCAATGCAGTCTTTATATGCATTCAACCAAAGCCAGAATGATAATCTGAATACCGAGGAGAAATTCCTGATGAAAAGCATGGAAGAAATGTATGATCTGTTTCTTCTGCAATTAAGTCTAATTACCGAGATCAGGGAACATGCTGTAGAATACCTGGAAAAATCCCAGAAAAAACACCTTGCGACCAGCGAGGAAAAAAATCCGAACAGGAAATTTATTGATAATGCGATTTTTGAGATTCTCAATGAAAATGAGAGTTTACAAAATGCGTTAGAAAAGCACAAGGTCAACCAGTGGAAGCAGGATGACGAATATGTGGCGATCATCTGGAACGAGATTCGAAGCAGCCTGCTTTACGAAGACTATATGAGCACCAGGGAGAATGATTTCAAGGAAGATAAGAACTTTATCATCGATATTTTCAAGGAGATCATTGCACCGAACGATAAACTCTATGATTATCTGGAGGATCGAAAATTAACCTGGGTAGACGACCTTCCTTTGGTCAATACTGCAATTCTGAAATTACTTCAGAAGCTCAAGGAAAAGACCGGAAAGGAAAAGAAGATCGCGAAACTTTTTAAGAGTGAGGATGACAAGGAATTTGCCAAGAAACTTTTCAGAAAAACATACCTGAACGACGAGGAACTTTCCGAAGAAATGCTGGGGAAAACACCGAACTGGGATAAAGATCGTATCGCAGAGGTTGACATGATCCTCATTAAAATGGCGATCTGTGAATTTCTTAATTTCCCGAGTATTCCCGTAAAGGTGACCATCAACGAATACCTTGAGATCGCGAAGGAATACAGCACTCCAAAAAGTAGCATTTTTATCAATGGAGTACTGGATAAACTCTCTAAGGAATACCAAACGGAGAATAAATTAAATAAAATGGGCCGGGGCCTGATGTAG
- a CDS encoding Glu/Leu/Phe/Val family dehydrogenase: MQVDVLNANELKKSAPVFGQVSFDDHEQIVFCNDKDTGLKAIIGIHNTVLGPALGGTRMWNYTSEWEALNDVLRLSRGMTFKSAITGLNLGGGKAVIIGDAKKDKTPELMKKFGEFVHSLGGKYITAEDVGMETADMDTVREVTPYVTGISESKGGAGNPSPITAYGVFMGMKASAKFKYGSDDLEGKKVLVQGIGHVGETLVEYLREDGAEVFITDINEDRLEEVSKKYGAKIFDQGDIYAADVDIYAPCALGATINDNTIDRLQVDIIAGAANNQLSNELAHGETLQKRGIVYAPDFLINAGGIINVYAELENYDRQEIMRKTENIYNTTLRILEKAKTDDITTHFAALQIAKQRISDRKNQNLN; the protein is encoded by the coding sequence ATGCAAGTTGACGTTTTAAACGCAAACGAATTAAAAAAATCAGCTCCTGTATTTGGTCAGGTGTCTTTTGATGATCACGAGCAAATCGTTTTTTGCAACGACAAAGATACAGGTTTAAAGGCAATAATCGGTATTCATAATACGGTTTTAGGGCCTGCTCTGGGCGGTACCAGAATGTGGAATTATACCAGCGAATGGGAGGCATTGAACGATGTGCTGAGGTTATCGCGAGGGATGACTTTCAAAAGTGCCATCACCGGTTTGAACCTTGGTGGGGGGAAAGCCGTAATTATTGGTGATGCCAAGAAAGACAAGACTCCGGAGTTGATGAAGAAATTTGGAGAATTCGTGCATTCTCTTGGCGGGAAATACATTACTGCGGAAGATGTAGGAATGGAAACTGCCGATATGGATACGGTTCGCGAAGTGACACCTTATGTTACCGGAATTTCCGAATCAAAGGGTGGTGCAGGAAACCCTTCCCCGATCACGGCTTATGGTGTTTTTATGGGAATGAAAGCTTCGGCTAAATTCAAATACGGAAGCGATGATCTGGAAGGCAAGAAAGTACTGGTGCAGGGAATTGGCCATGTTGGGGAAACCCTGGTAGAATATCTTCGGGAAGATGGAGCTGAAGTTTTTATTACCGATATCAACGAAGATCGCCTGGAAGAAGTAAGTAAGAAGTATGGTGCAAAAATCTTCGATCAGGGTGATATTTACGCAGCTGATGTGGATATTTACGCTCCATGTGCTTTAGGTGCTACCATTAATGACAATACTATCGATCGTTTGCAGGTTGATATTATTGCTGGAGCTGCCAATAACCAGCTTTCCAATGAACTGGCTCATGGGGAAACGCTTCAGAAGAGAGGAATTGTTTACGCTCCGGATTTTCTGATCAACGCCGGTGGGATCATTAATGTGTATGCCGAACTGGAAAATTATGATCGTCAGGAGATCATGAGAAAGACCGAAAATATTTACAATACAACTTTGCGCATTCTGGAAAAGGCCAAAACTGATGATATTACGACTCATTTTGCTGCCTTGCAGATCGCCAAGCAACGAATTTCGGATAGAAAAAATCAGAATTTGAACTAG
- a CDS encoding ABC transporter ATP-binding protein: MKNLRHLNKLFLKYKWKLLLGLVITIAARIFAIYYVPLIGKSTVIIEKYLNGKITDLDYVKNQLMWNILLIVGTTLVAAFFTFLMRQTFIVVSRHMEYDLKNEVYEHYQNLSLNFYKKNRTGDLMNRISEDVSKVRMYLGPAIMYSVTTFASTAITLIFMIRSAPILTLYTVIPLPILAFSIYKLSVAIHKRSTVVQQYLSKLNTFTQESFSGIAVIKSYGLESHTNHNFHELSNGSRDKNIDLVKVQAFFFPLMVLLIGISNILVIYIGGRRIISGEIANIDVLVEFILYVNMLTWPVASIGWVTSLVQQAEASQERINEFLSVQPEITSPKQEPDTINGEISFKHVTFTYDDTNITALKDVSFDVKKGETLAIIGKTGSGKSTILELIGRLYDIEQGEILIDQTNIQQLNLESLRQSIGYVPQDAFLFSDSIRNNINFGKTDATEEEIIQAAKNASVHKNIMNFSKAYDTVLGERGITLSGGQKQRVSIARAIIHDPEILLFDDCLSAVDTETEEEILNNLFEITRNKTTIIVSHRISSAKNADKIIILEDGKIIQQGTHLQLLKQDGYYKELYAKQLNEKEM; the protein is encoded by the coding sequence ATGAAAAACCTTCGCCATCTCAATAAGCTTTTTTTAAAATATAAATGGAAATTATTGCTGGGACTCGTCATCACGATCGCTGCCCGGATCTTTGCCATTTATTATGTTCCGCTGATCGGGAAAAGCACTGTCATCATTGAAAAATACCTGAATGGAAAAATTACAGACCTGGATTATGTGAAAAACCAGCTGATGTGGAATATCCTGCTCATCGTTGGAACCACGCTGGTAGCTGCTTTTTTTACATTTTTGATGAGACAGACATTTATCGTGGTTTCCAGGCATATGGAATATGACCTGAAAAACGAGGTTTATGAACATTATCAAAATCTCTCGCTGAATTTTTATAAAAAGAACCGGACGGGAGACCTTATGAACAGGATCAGCGAGGATGTTTCCAAAGTACGAATGTACCTGGGCCCGGCGATCATGTATAGCGTCACAACCTTTGCCTCTACCGCCATTACACTGATCTTCATGATCCGTTCGGCACCCATCCTGACCTTATATACGGTAATTCCATTGCCGATTCTGGCCTTTTCGATCTATAAACTCAGTGTGGCGATCCATAAACGCAGTACGGTCGTTCAACAATATCTTTCCAAACTCAACACCTTTACCCAGGAAAGTTTCAGCGGGATCGCGGTGATCAAATCCTACGGACTCGAATCGCACACCAACCACAATTTCCACGAACTGAGTAATGGAAGCCGTGATAAGAATATTGACCTCGTGAAAGTTCAGGCCTTTTTCTTCCCGCTGATGGTTCTGTTAATCGGGATAAGCAATATTCTCGTTATATATATAGGAGGAAGAAGGATTATTTCTGGAGAGATCGCCAATATTGATGTCCTGGTGGAGTTCATTTTGTATGTGAACATGCTCACGTGGCCAGTGGCTTCCATTGGTTGGGTAACTTCGCTGGTACAACAGGCTGAAGCCTCACAGGAACGTATCAATGAGTTTCTGAGTGTCCAACCGGAGATTACGAGCCCTAAACAGGAACCGGATACAATTAACGGTGAAATCAGCTTTAAGCATGTTACTTTCACGTACGACGACACGAATATTACTGCTTTGAAAGACGTTTCCTTCGACGTCAAAAAAGGAGAAACTTTGGCCATAATTGGGAAAACCGGATCTGGAAAATCCACGATCCTGGAATTGATCGGAAGATTATACGATATTGAACAGGGTGAGATCCTGATTGATCAAACCAATATCCAGCAGCTGAACCTGGAAAGCCTCCGTCAAAGTATTGGGTATGTTCCGCAGGATGCCTTCCTTTTTAGCGATTCCATCCGTAACAATATCAACTTCGGAAAAACCGATGCCACGGAAGAAGAGATCATACAGGCTGCGAAAAATGCGTCGGTACATAAGAATATCATGAATTTCAGCAAAGCTTATGATACGGTGTTGGGGGAACGTGGGATCACACTTTCCGGAGGACAGAAGCAGCGAGTAAGCATTGCCAGGGCTATCATTCATGACCCTGAAATTTTGCTTTTTGACGACTGCCTTTCCGCGGTAGATACCGAAACTGAAGAAGAGATCCTGAACAACCTGTTCGAGATCACCAGGAATAAAACGACCATTATTGTTAGTCACCGAATTTCTTCCGCTAAAAATGCCGATAAAATCATCATTCTCGAAGACGGAAAGATCATTCAACAGGGCACTCACCTGCAATTATTGAAACAAGATGGATATTACAAGGAGCTCTATGCAAAACAGTTAAATGAAAAAGAAATGTGA
- a CDS encoding PUR family DNA/RNA-binding protein, with translation MSDKGMMEKEEIFSKVLRAGRRTYFFDVRSTRADDYYLTITESKKFTNDDGSFYYKKHKIYLYKEDFDGFREILEEMTNYIINEKGEEVISERHQKDFKKEYENDFEQEAAVTGSNPDKFTDVSFDDI, from the coding sequence ATGAGCGACAAGGGAATGATGGAGAAAGAAGAAATATTCTCTAAAGTTTTAAGAGCGGGAAGAAGAACCTATTTTTTTGATGTGCGATCAACCCGTGCCGACGATTATTACTTAACCATTACGGAAAGTAAGAAGTTCACAAATGACGACGGTTCTTTCTATTACAAAAAGCACAAGATCTATTTGTACAAAGAAGATTTTGACGGATTTAGAGAAATTCTGGAAGAAATGACCAACTACATCATCAATGAAAAAGGTGAGGAAGTGATCAGTGAGCGCCATCAAAAAGATTTTAAGAAGGAATATGAGAACGATTTCGAGCAGGAAGCTGCTGTTACCGGCTCTAATCCTGATAAGTTTACCGATGTTAGCTTTGACGATATTTAA